In Salmo trutta unplaced genomic scaffold, fSalTru1.1, whole genome shotgun sequence, the genomic window ttaCCCCTAACCCTGTGTTGTGTCTCAagtgacaccctattctctatatagtgcactactttttaccaggttTCATAGGGCTGTGGTcagaaatagtgcactatatagggaataaggtgtcacTCTCTGGAGAGGAAACTGTCTTAGGATCTGTTTTTTACTCCAAGGTTCCTGGACTGTGTGTATTCTATGTACTACATTGTATTTCTACAATGAACTGATCTACGGTGCGTGGATCTATGTAAACAGCCAAAGAAAATCCATAACCTGTCTGTGTTgcgatgtctgtctgtctgtctgtctgtctctgggcaCTGTCTGTACATCTGTTAAATCCGTCTGTCTGTACAGTTAGTCCcgttgtgaaatgtattgttttattgtGTATATGTCTGTATATCAGAAATTCACTTGGTTAATCCCTATTTCCCCCAATAGTCCAGTCTATAATGTGGAgttaaatgtattgttttattgtGTATATGTCTGTATGGCAGAAATTCACTTGGTTAATCCCTATTTCCCCCAATAGTCCAGTCTATAATGTGGAGTTAAATGTATTGGGTTTTAAATCAACTTCTGGAGAAACAGTGCCTGAAGTTGACTTGTCCTCAGATCTGGTCGAAGAGGGTAAATACACAATAGGACTATTTCATCCCAAAAAAATCCAAGATTGTGACCCACTATCTCCCCCTCTGAATTATAACGTTTTAGATgagagaatgttgtttcatgcgaCAATATCTGTCCAGTAATCGGCAAGCATGTTCTCAttttatataaaatgtattttatgattATACATTGGATTTACCTGATTTTAGTTTTATTTGTAGTTGTAAACTACATTGCCCCTTTTGAATGGTATTTAATGCTGTGTTATTGGAAGTATTGGGGGGGATGTCCTGgattgcaccctattctctatattgtACTCTACTGGcctttaaaagtagtgcactacatagagaatagggtgccatttgagacgtctCCCTGGAATTCTCATAAATGAATGGGAAAAGCTGTAAGGGTCCTTTTTTAGAATGGTAATAATTATAATGAAGGTCATTTCCATTTAATTTAACTAAGTTCTTACAGGGTCACTACAGAGTATGTGGGACTGATctatgattttatttttttattttaagatcacaatgaataacattacatttatgtcatttagcagacgttcttatccagagcgacttacagtagtgagtggaatacattttcattgatactggtcccccccccccctcggcgTTGCAAgttccaactgagccacacgggacattaCATGGACGGGGGGGGGGacaacctgatcctagatccaGCCAACCTACTCTGAGAAGATTTCTGAATACAGGCCCAGATGTCAGTAGTGGTGGGGTGAAAACTGTGCCTTTTTATTCCCATCCTAACTTCAATCACTGATTGTCATAAAACCTGTCATTACATGCATTAGCCTCTAGGTGCTGCTGTTATTTAGTTTATTATTTTCAACCAACATTACGCTGTGTCGGTCTAGACAAGCCTGCTCTTCACTatgtaaatatgtacattgccATATTTCCTATGTTTTCAGTCCTCAACCCGCTGACAGCCAGCCAGTCTCTGAGGTTTATAAACTATAGACTACACAGAGATTGCAGAGCGCTGGATTCACTTGTACATTTCTTTTTAAAAAGGTACTTCGTTAATAAATACATTGAATAAAATATGACCCCTGTCCTTGTTGGAGTAGTAGAGCATCGTTCTGTTGCCGTCAGGATTTATGTGAAAAGGATCTATTGACGCTCTAGAAAACCTAAACTGCTTCTGGGCAGTCACTTCTACCAATCTATACATGGAGTCTGCTAAAGGTACCAGTCTGCTAAAGGTACCAATCTATACATGGAGTCTGCTAAAGGTACCAGTCTGCTAAAGGTACCAATCTATACATGGAGTCTGCTAAAGGTACCAATCTATACATGGAGTCTGCTAAAGGTACCAATTAGGGAAGCACGATATATTGGAAtcagccgatattagctaaaaataccagcatcggcccgatgtctagtttaacaccgatgtgcaaaaccaatgtcaaagctgacgtgcatacctatataacgtaggtacataaCGTAATGatgccacgtaaaatgttgcgctacacgtgcaacacagcattcctaacctagcccacaatgtctgctgtgtggatagagcagtcaacaagtcgagcagtcatttgaaagagtaagaacatttcagagagacaattCAAAGGCGAAGGACATTAacaccaagataatggaattcattttccttaacaatcaaccgttctctgttgtgGATGATgctggctttcgccgactggtggAGCACCTCGAGTCCCAggacacactaccaagtaggcactatttttcagatgttgccctaccagagttacacagtattgttgaaacgcacATCCATGAGATACTTGCTacgggcgtcactgctattagcttcacgactgacatttggaccagtgatgtcagccccatgagcatgcggagtctgacagcacagtgtgtCGATGAGGATTTTgcactgaggaaagccgtattgctcaagaatgtgctggttcacataccgctgctgccatttcaatggcatttgagagcgtttgaaacatgaacactcctagctccattcgaacaactgactccagaaataagctcatcaactgcgtctgcagcagacgtgataccctctgtaatggcattgaagcgcctgctcaacaaaactgccgacacagaccgtggggttaacTTGGAAAGTACTCTACAAGAGTCTGCAAACAAGCGATTCGGTTGTGATCTCTCTGAGCctctactgtgtcgccaccatgctcgatgctaggtacaagaaccgctacttcgatgcagacaagaaacagggtttacgtgaaatgttagacacagctggacaacATGGAAATAGACACAGTGACATGAAACAGAcacaagtaagtgaaagaaatgggtttgattatgttttactggtaatggggacatgcgtaaatgcccaaaaaactactttgtggtgtgtgtgtgtgtgtgtttcaattaTTTAACTGTATTAGAATGCGTAAAAGGCCGCTAACAATTTTatcggtatcgggttttttggcaaggaaaatattggatatcggccaaaaatgtcatatcggtgcatccctactACCAATCTATACATGGTCTGCAAAAGGTTACCAATCTAGGGCCCTATTCCTAGGGTCAGTTTCTCTTGAACATGCTTTTATGTCCAGGACTATACTTAAAATCCCATAATGTATGCAGGCAATCCTCCTGACTATTTGTTCCTTTCAGTTTAGTGCACCCTTTAAGGACAGTCCCAAGCTATTCTGCAACATATTTTAGCTCAGCCCTTTAATAGCAGGAGTTGGATGCAATAACGTTTGTTGATTTCAGTTTATTGCCGTCTACTGTTGTGATGACTATAGTTTCCGTTTTATTTTTCCAGGTAAATGTGAGTAGGCCGCCATCTTGTGGAACTTTGGGAGATGTCCTTCAGTGACGCAAATGACGTACAACACAAGGTCAAAGTTTACATGTGCTACGTAACGACAGGAACACACAGTTGATACGTCAGCTCCTAaagaaaacatacattttttgcgTGAAATGTGCTTGATTTAACGTTTTAATTTGGCGGTTTTAATTAAACAGGATACAATTCAGATGCTTTGAATGCATATCGAGCCATACAGTAGTACGGCTCGATATATTTTTGAAACTTTGAGTCACGAATTCGCAGCGGAGCTAGCGAGCTAACGTTAGTTTGCTAGCCATGGATCCGCTAGACATAGTAATGGACGAAGTGGCGTTGGAGGGACTGGACGGGGTTACTATCCTCTCTCTGTGGATTCGGTTGGAGAAGAGGAACCCTGCTTTCCCACGGAATCTAGACTCGTATACTAGAGAGTTAATTTGGAAATCCTTGGTCTCGAACCACGAAGTCGACTTTTACGAGCTGCCGCAAGAGAGAGCGGATGTCGTGCTCGTCGACAGGTAGGTTGACGTTTTCTTACGCGTCGATCACACGTACAGTGTCATTACGAAAAATGGGACggagcatcatctggatatgtgttcaacattcaccttctgctaccatttatgtcaagccgtctacgcatacagtATGACGCATACTTTATATAAATCCAACGTATTcactgcaacgcaatgctgcaaggcaaacgcagcgttccattggaatgAATGTACTTCAGGTGTACCAAAATGCATTGACACTGTCGGCGTGATCGAGCCGTTACTTGTCTAGCTACTTCAGTGCGTTCCAGACGACTgagaaattggagagaaaaaactAGCTCCAACTGCGAAAGTTTATTTTGAACATGGATTTCCCAGTGCCTAACAACAGTCCTACTAAACATTTTCCCTATATCGTACATTTGTAGCGTTATGGCATTGTTTGTTTCAAATTTAGAGGCTATCAAACAATCTAACTAGCTAGTAAAACCATTCAGAAGCCCTGACTCCAAAGCTGACACTAACTAGTTAACTAACCTTGATGGCTAAATATCTAGCCATGCTCAGTGCCAAATGTTCAGTTAGCTGTGTGCATGTTGCCAACGCCACTATCCCTCTCCATGCCATATGTCTGTTCTTCAGGTTTGCAGACATAGATCCAGACACAGGGATTCAGGAAGCATCTTGTTGGGACAGAGTGGACCCCTACCCTGTCCAGATCTTATTGGAGGATAAGAGGGGACTCCAGGGCTTGTGCGTCTTCAAGGAGAGGAGAAACGTCACCCCAATCATCCGCACCACCGACCTGACGCCATGTCTAACGTTAGAGGATGCCTTCAAAAGGTGGGAGAAACTGGCTGAAGAttaatccgtgtgtgtgtgtgtgtggggggggggggggggtaaactgTCTGACATTCATATCCAGCTGGTCCCAATTTCTCCACCTCTCCTTGGCCGTAACCCTTCAGTGTAGGTTTGGGGTGGTATCCAGATCttcataccgtttctgtaccatacaGTATA contains:
- the LOC115184103 gene encoding general transcription factor 3C polypeptide 1-like — its product is MDPLDIVMDEVALEGLDGVTILSLWIRLEKRNPAFPRNLDSYTRELIWKSLVSNHEVDFYELPQERADVVLVDRFADIDPDTGIQEASCWDRVDPYPVQILLEDKRGLQGLCVFKERRNVTPIIRTTDLTPCLTLEDAFKRWEKLAED